CGGCATCCGGCAGCCGAGCTCCACGGCGCGTTCGGCGAACGGGCCGTCCGGGGCAACGCAGCCCCAGTGCTTGCCGTGCTTTTTGCACGCCTTCGCCACGCGGTCGATCGCTTCCCAGAGTTTGTCGTGGTGAAACTGTCCGACGACGCCGAGCACCAGTGATAGATCCGCCGGGCCGATGAATAACAGATCGACGCCTTCGATGGCGGCGATCGCGTCGGCGTCTTCCAGCGCGCCGAGCGTTTCGATCTGGATGGCCACGAACACGTCGCGATTCGCGTCCTCGGCGAACTTCGCCAGCGGCTTGTGCGTGTAGTCCGCGTCGCGCCCGCCCATGTTCAGGCCGCGCACGCCCTGCGGCGCGAAGCGGCACCAGGAGTTGAACTCCCGCGCATGATCCGCCGAGCGAATCTGCGCCCCCATCACGCCGCCGGCGCCGGCCTCCAGGCATTGTGTCACCTGCCAGTACCCGGTCGGCGGCATCCGCACGAACGAGTCCATCCCATTCGCCCGGGCCGTGATCGCGGCCATGGTGATCTGTTAGGTGGAGATGAACGAATGCTCCAGATCGAACCAAAATCCATGGTACCCGCCCGCCAGGCCGAACATCTCCACGATCACAGGATGCATCACGCGCCCGAGCGCGAAGACGCGGATCAGATCGGGGCCGGCCAGGAGTTGCTTGAAGGAGGGCATGGCTGGAGTTTGAAGTTTGAAGTGTTCAGTTTTCAGTTTTCAGTGGCGTATTGTGGCACTTCC
This is a stretch of genomic DNA from Planctomycetia bacterium. It encodes these proteins:
- a CDS encoding aldolase/citrate lyase family protein, whose protein sequence is MAAITARANGMDSFVRMPPTGYWQVTQCLEAGAGGVMGAQIRSADHAREFNSWCRFAPQGVRGLNMGGRDADYTHKPLAKFAEDANRDVFVAIQIETLGALEDADAIAAIEGVDLLFIGPADLSLVLGVVGQFHHDKLWEAIDRVAKACKKHGKHWGCVAPDGPFAERAVELGCRMPTIGNEMHVLRRGIASLQSAYGKVFERTT